In the genome of Atribacterota bacterium, one region contains:
- a CDS encoding RtcB family protein → MAEVWSGPLRKLDNWRWIIPQEYKKGMLVDGIIYASERMTQAIRKDQAPEQVANVACLPGIVGRSMAMPDIHWGYGFPIGGVAATDIEAGGVISPGGVGFDINCGVRLIKTNLNAEEVKPHLEKLLSVLFRNIPSGVGSEGRISFSVSDLKKAMKEGARFMIKRGFGFPEDEEYIEEKGAMEGADPEAVSAKAMERGKGQLGTLGSGNHFLEIEVVERVFRPDIAEIFGLFSGQVLVMVHTGSRGFGHQVCTDALQTMQKAMNRYGIKVPDRQLACAPFQSPEGQEYFAAMACAANFAWANRQLITHWVRESFEEVFQKSAWDLGIEVLYDVAHNIAKVEEHEVEGKRKKLCVHRKGATRAFGIGHQDVPQRYQRAGQPVLIPGDMGTGSYVLLGTELAMQETFGSTCHGAGRVMSRSEADRTSRGRNIAEELKGKGILVMAESKATLREEIPEAYKDVNDVVQVVEEAGISKRVVYARPLAVMKG, encoded by the coding sequence ATGGCTGAGGTATGGAGTGGACCGTTACGAAAACTCGATAACTGGCGCTGGATCATACCCCAGGAGTACAAAAAGGGAATGCTGGTTGATGGAATCATCTACGCCAGCGAACGGATGACTCAGGCCATTCGGAAAGACCAGGCTCCGGAACAGGTAGCCAATGTGGCGTGTTTGCCTGGGATTGTGGGAAGGTCTATGGCCATGCCCGATATTCACTGGGGTTATGGCTTCCCCATTGGAGGCGTGGCCGCAACCGATATTGAGGCAGGAGGGGTAATTTCCCCGGGGGGAGTGGGTTTTGACATCAACTGCGGGGTACGGCTCATTAAAACCAATCTCAATGCAGAAGAAGTAAAACCACATCTTGAGAAACTCCTTTCGGTGCTTTTTCGGAACATTCCTTCCGGGGTGGGTTCAGAAGGGCGAATTTCCTTCAGCGTAAGCGACCTCAAAAAAGCCATGAAAGAAGGAGCCCGGTTCATGATTAAAAGAGGATTTGGGTTCCCTGAAGACGAAGAGTACATCGAGGAAAAAGGAGCCATGGAAGGAGCTGACCCCGAAGCAGTGAGTGCCAAAGCCATGGAACGTGGGAAAGGACAATTGGGAACCTTGGGTTCTGGAAATCATTTCCTGGAAATCGAAGTGGTGGAACGAGTTTTTCGACCTGATATCGCCGAAATCTTCGGTCTATTTTCGGGACAGGTGCTCGTTATGGTCCATACCGGTTCCCGGGGATTTGGGCACCAGGTCTGTACCGATGCCCTGCAAACCATGCAAAAAGCCATGAACCGCTACGGTATCAAAGTACCAGACCGACAGCTTGCCTGTGCCCCCTTCCAGTCCCCTGAAGGACAAGAATACTTTGCCGCCATGGCCTGTGCTGCCAACTTTGCTTGGGCCAACCGACAGCTCATCACCCACTGGGTACGAGAGTCTTTCGAAGAAGTATTCCAAAAATCAGCCTGGGATTTAGGGATTGAAGTCCTTTACGATGTGGCCCATAACATCGCCAAGGTGGAAGAGCACGAAGTGGAAGGAAAAAGGAAAAAGCTCTGCGTTCACCGCAAGGGTGCTACCCGAGCTTTCGGAATAGGACACCAAGACGTTCCTCAACGGTACCAGCGCGCTGGACAACCGGTACTCATTCCGGGAGACATGGGCACTGGATCATACGTTCTCCTGGGAACAGAACTCGCCATGCAAGAAACCTTTGGCTCCACCTGTCATGGAGCAGGAAGAGTGATGAGTCGTTCGGAAGCCGACCGCACTTCTCGGGGAAGAAACATCGCCGAAGAACTGAAAGGGAAGGGGATTCTGGTCATGGCTGAAAGCAAAGCCACCCTGCGAGAGGAAATACCCGAAGCGTACAAAGACGTAAACGACGTGGTACAGGTGGTAGAAGAGGCAGGAATCTCAAAACGGGTGGTTTATGCAAGACCCTTAGCAGTTATGAAAGGGTAA
- a CDS encoding archease → MKPFEILDHTADVGLVAWGETLEALFANAALGMFSLISELGNVECRTTVTVEVKGNDYEDLLVTWLNELLYLFEAEGYLLTCFAIEELGQYYLKAKVSGESIDQEKHLIQRVIKACTYYEVKVEEIHPQHFRAQVYFDI, encoded by the coding sequence ATGAAACCATTTGAAATTCTTGACCATACCGCTGACGTGGGGTTAGTTGCCTGGGGAGAAACGCTCGAAGCGCTCTTTGCCAACGCTGCCTTGGGAATGTTTTCCCTCATTAGTGAGTTAGGAAATGTAGAGTGTCGCACAACAGTAACCGTTGAGGTGAAGGGCAACGACTACGAAGACCTCCTGGTGACCTGGCTCAATGAGTTGCTGTATCTCTTTGAAGCCGAGGGATACCTCCTTACGTGTTTTGCCATTGAAGAATTGGGACAGTACTATCTGAAGGCAAAAGTTTCAGGAGAATCAATTGACCAGGAAAAACACCTCATCCAGCGGGTGATCAAGGCTTGCACTTATTATGAGGTTAAAGTCGAGGAAATTCACCCTCAACACTTTCGAGCCCAGGTCTATTTTGATATCTGA
- a CDS encoding hydroxyacid dehydrogenase has protein sequence MSKEEIRILCAHGVPEDMVKRFTEEIGPVEVLPSDDEADIIRAIKDKHVFVVRSKPKVTANVVMNAPNLKVVARPGVGTDNIDKKACEARGIQVINSPEASASSVAELTVGLAIALLRHVCPACSLLKEGQWAKNKYTGQTVEGKIWGIIGFGGIGRRVAEIAKALRAEVIAYDPYVEDEEFNNKGVKRAMRLDELLEKSDIISLHVVLNKDTEGLISEEAIKKMKKGAYLINTSRGKVVNQGALLQALDEGHLAGAALDVYDTEPPTDVSCLRKENVICTPHIGGSTEEAFVNATEILINKLKAIFRIGEGVPIGY, from the coding sequence ATGAGTAAGGAGGAAATTCGTATTCTGTGCGCCCACGGTGTACCAGAGGATATGGTGAAGCGATTCACCGAAGAAATTGGTCCAGTCGAAGTGCTCCCTTCTGATGACGAAGCCGACATCATTCGTGCCATAAAGGACAAACATGTCTTTGTGGTCCGTTCGAAACCCAAAGTCACTGCAAACGTGGTGATGAACGCCCCAAACCTGAAGGTGGTGGCAAGACCGGGAGTGGGAACAGATAATATCGATAAGAAAGCCTGTGAAGCGCGAGGTATTCAGGTGATTAATTCTCCCGAAGCATCAGCCTCGAGCGTGGCTGAACTCACAGTTGGTTTAGCAATCGCGCTGTTGCGGCACGTGTGCCCCGCTTGCTCCCTTTTAAAAGAAGGACAGTGGGCAAAAAACAAGTACACTGGCCAAACGGTGGAAGGGAAAATTTGGGGAATCATTGGTTTTGGGGGTATTGGCCGAAGGGTTGCTGAGATCGCCAAGGCCTTGCGTGCAGAAGTGATTGCCTACGACCCCTACGTGGAAGACGAAGAGTTCAACAATAAGGGTGTGAAACGGGCTATGCGTCTGGATGAACTCTTGGAAAAAAGTGACATCATTTCACTTCATGTGGTGCTGAATAAAGATACCGAAGGGTTGATCTCCGAAGAAGCCATTAAGAAGATGAAAAAGGGGGCCTACCTGATCAACACTTCCCGAGGCAAGGTGGTCAACCAGGGAGCGTTGTTACAGGCGCTTGATGAAGGACATCTGGCAGGCGCCGCCCTCGATGTCTATGATACCGAACCGCCAACCGATGTAAGCTGTCTGCGGAAAGAGAATGTAATCTGCACACCCCACATTGGGGGGAGCACCGAAGAAGCCTTCGTGAACGCTACAGAGATTTTAATCAACAAACTGAAGGCTATTTTTCGCATTGGAGAGGGAGTGCCAATCGGATATTAG
- a CDS encoding aminotransferase class V-fold PLP-dependent enzyme, protein MEEQRSVQEVISKLKMTLGTKSDVMLWPEVKNTVLAKVTVSFFPPGATLLVPIMGEDSDHWASIAEQSGFNVIRLGSEWGETIREEDIELLWQSIGGKTIKGLLLTVHETSTGLVVDVAPIAKTCRAKGIGCVVSAWDTLGMVELAVDEWDVDVLVTGASEAIHLVSTSKKALRGFQRTDDWQYPYGGQFSSQFLASIETMLEKNRLIEYQKIKKTLRAGIKTMGLELLVKRDEIASPVFTTIRLPGGVDVDQVLDDLVKQDMGGVNRLKRKENQIIRIDHREYRTPQLIVALCHVLGTIVSSQGIPLRIQEGINRAQEVYYNE, encoded by the coding sequence ATGGAGGAGCAAAGGTCCGTTCAAGAGGTCATATCTAAACTGAAAATGACCCTGGGAACAAAAAGTGATGTGATGCTGTGGCCAGAGGTCAAAAATACCGTCTTAGCAAAAGTGACGGTTAGCTTTTTCCCACCAGGAGCGACACTTCTTGTACCCATTATGGGGGAAGATAGTGACCACTGGGCAAGTATTGCCGAACAGTCAGGGTTTAACGTCATTCGCCTGGGCAGTGAGTGGGGAGAAACGATACGAGAAGAGGATATCGAACTCCTCTGGCAAAGCATCGGTGGAAAAACCATAAAAGGATTGCTTCTCACCGTTCACGAAACATCGACGGGACTGGTAGTGGACGTTGCACCGATTGCAAAAACGTGTCGGGCAAAAGGGATTGGTTGTGTAGTTTCAGCCTGGGATACGCTGGGGATGGTAGAACTTGCCGTGGATGAATGGGATGTGGATGTTCTGGTAACAGGGGCATCGGAAGCGATACATCTTGTAAGCACCAGCAAAAAAGCTTTAAGAGGTTTTCAGAGGACCGATGACTGGCAATACCCTTACGGAGGCCAATTTTCCTCTCAATTCCTTGCTTCAATTGAAACGATGCTCGAAAAAAATCGCCTTATAGAGTACCAGAAAATCAAAAAAACCCTCCGCGCTGGCATAAAAACCATGGGATTAGAGCTTCTGGTTAAAAGGGACGAAATCGCTTCACCAGTTTTCACCACCATTCGTCTTCCTGGAGGTGTGGATGTGGACCAGGTGCTCGATGACCTTGTCAAACAAGATATGGGAGGTGTAAACCGATTAAAACGGAAGGAAAACCAGATCATCCGCATTGACCACCGGGAATATCGAACGCCTCAACTCATCGTGGCTTTGTGTCATGTTCTGGGAACGATTGTATCGAGCCAAGGAATTCCCCTTAGGATTCAAGAGGGAATTAATAGAGCTCAGGAGGTGTATTACAATGAGTAA
- a CDS encoding type II toxin-antitoxin system VapB family antitoxin, whose product MRTNIVIDDELLKEAMELARVKTKKEAVAVALQEFVRNRRRKNLGELKGKIQFAEEYDYKSMRNTL is encoded by the coding sequence ATGCGTACGAATATTGTCATTGACGATGAACTCTTAAAGGAAGCAATGGAATTAGCCCGGGTCAAAACCAAAAAAGAGGCTGTGGCGGTTGCCCTCCAGGAATTCGTCCGAAATAGAAGGAGAAAAAATCTTGGGGAATTGAAGGGGAAAATACAATTCGCTGAAGAGTACGATTATAAAAGTATGAGGAATACCCTGTGA
- a CDS encoding PIN domain nuclease — translation MILVDTSVLIPFLKGIENEKTRKFEELLKKSIPFGINYCIYQEVLQGARDEKEFRVLEKYLSSQIFYEFQYGRESYQKAALLYLRCRKAGFTIRSTVDLIIVQTAIENGLYLLHDDRDFTIIARVENKLMEW, via the coding sequence GTGATTCTGGTCGACACTTCGGTGCTCATCCCCTTTCTGAAAGGAATCGAAAACGAAAAAACCAGAAAATTTGAGGAACTGCTCAAGAAGAGTATTCCTTTTGGAATCAATTATTGCATTTACCAGGAAGTTTTGCAGGGTGCTCGAGACGAAAAGGAATTCAGAGTCTTGGAAAAGTACCTCTCTTCGCAGATATTTTATGAATTCCAATATGGTCGTGAATCGTATCAAAAAGCAGCCCTTCTTTATCTCCGTTGCCGGAAAGCGGGGTTCACGATACGCAGTACCGTCGATCTTATCATCGTTCAGACAGCGATTGAAAATGGTCTCTACCTTTTGCATGACGACCGAGATTTCACAATCATTGCCAGAGTCGAGAATAAATTGATGGAATGGTAA
- a CDS encoding sugar transferase codes for MVVLSPVIVVVASLIYFTMGRPVLFRQRRPGLHGKPFLLYKFRTMLVLYDQEGNPLPDEKRLTKLGKFLRRTSLDELPELWNILRGDMSFVGPRPLLMEYLSRYTPEQARRHEVKPGLTGWAQVHGRNAISWEEKFKLDVWYVDHWNLKLDLQILWKTLFLVLKGEGISAEGHVTMPEFRGKTG; via the coding sequence ATGGTAGTGCTTTCTCCGGTCATTGTGGTGGTGGCATCACTCATTTATTTCACCATGGGTAGGCCAGTACTGTTTCGTCAGCGCCGCCCTGGCCTCCACGGGAAACCATTTCTCCTTTATAAGTTTCGGACCATGCTGGTACTCTATGACCAGGAAGGTAATCCTCTTCCTGATGAGAAACGCTTGACGAAATTGGGAAAATTCCTGCGTCGCACTTCCTTAGACGAACTTCCAGAATTATGGAATATCCTGCGGGGGGATATGAGTTTTGTCGGTCCCAGACCTTTACTCATGGAATACCTTTCGCGCTACACCCCGGAACAGGCCCGTCGCCATGAAGTAAAACCAGGCCTCACTGGATGGGCTCAGGTCCACGGACGAAATGCCATATCCTGGGAGGAAAAGTTTAAGCTGGATGTGTGGTACGTGGACCACTGGAATTTGAAGCTGGATTTGCAAATCCTCTGGAAGACGTTATTTTTGGTGTTGAAAGGGGAAGGCATTAGTGCTGAAGGACATGTCACTATGCCTGAATTTAGGGGAAAAACGGGGTGA
- a CDS encoding acetyltransferase → MNGVVVVGGGGHAKVVLATLLAADFSVEGILDDNETKWGRKIFDIPILGPLEMLRSGKFVRAVVAVGDNKMRKKIVEDFGGCCEWVTAVHPHSFVSQDVRIGKGTVVFAGTVIQPGTAVGDHVIINTGVTVDHDCTVGDFVHLAPGVHLAGSVVVEEGSFLGIGSVVIPEKSVGCWATVGAGAVVIRDVPPLTTVVGIPAKPVLGEKK, encoded by the coding sequence ATGAACGGAGTTGTGGTTGTGGGGGGAGGAGGGCATGCCAAAGTGGTTCTCGCTACGCTTTTAGCGGCGGATTTTTCGGTCGAGGGAATTCTTGATGATAATGAGACAAAGTGGGGGCGAAAAATCTTTGATATTCCCATCCTCGGTCCTCTGGAGATGCTTCGATCGGGAAAGTTTGTTCGGGCTGTTGTTGCCGTGGGCGACAATAAGATGCGCAAAAAAATTGTAGAAGACTTCGGGGGTTGTTGTGAATGGGTTACCGCCGTTCATCCTCATTCTTTTGTTTCCCAGGATGTCAGGATTGGAAAAGGAACGGTAGTATTTGCAGGTACTGTGATTCAGCCTGGCACCGCGGTAGGAGACCATGTTATTATTAATACCGGCGTGACTGTGGATCACGACTGCACTGTGGGCGATTTTGTTCACCTTGCTCCTGGGGTACATCTTGCAGGTTCGGTTGTGGTTGAGGAAGGGAGTTTTTTGGGTATTGGTAGCGTAGTGATACCCGAAAAATCGGTCGGTTGCTGGGCTACCGTAGGTGCAGGAGCGGTGGTTATTCGAGATGTTCCTCCTTTGACCACCGTAGTGGGTATACCTGCAAAACCTGTACTGGGTGAGAAGAAGTAA
- a CDS encoding nucleoside-diphosphate sugar epimerase/dehydratase, which translates to MIDIASLVLATVFAFFFRFEFRLPQVYARVIPWVILREIPIFLVFYFLFRIHQPLWEYFSLDALRDLVLVITLEKLTFTFLYFIFPFQSFPRSVVVISYTTTLLFLFFVRVVVRWWHEREKRREGVRGVARSKRVLVIGAGDAGEKILREIKAHPELGYEVVGLLDDDRHKRGKVIHGARILGGIGDLPRMVQDLHVHEVLIAIPSAKPSLFRQIVTLASSVKVALRTLPGIWELIDGTVSVSKLRRVKLEDLLEREVVSLDSSAISEYLADRVVLVTGAGGSIGSEICRQVVMYHPRRLLLLGRGENSIFNVELELRWKYPELSMRSYIADIRDRERILAIFAREKPEVVFHAAAHKHVPLMEENPYEAITNNIFGTVNVIGASRAYGVKKLIFISTDKAVYPANIMGATKRIGEMLLRAYSDSSTQLIGVRFGNVLGSRGSVVEVFRKQLEEGLPLTITHPDMERFFMTIEEAVGLVLQAGAMGRSGDLFVLDMGKPVKILDLARNFVELSGYTLEEVGIRFIGTRSGERIREDLWEKEEKVEKTVHPKILRVLSWGVVDDSFLRELERFKDHAKAENPSECLALLQDIIARFGTPKGS; encoded by the coding sequence TTGATTGACATTGCATCCCTGGTGTTGGCTACTGTTTTTGCCTTCTTTTTCCGATTTGAGTTTCGTTTGCCACAGGTTTATGCGCGGGTGATTCCTTGGGTGATTCTCAGAGAAATTCCTATTTTTCTCGTTTTCTATTTTCTTTTTCGCATTCATCAGCCGTTATGGGAGTATTTCAGTCTCGATGCTCTGCGGGACCTGGTGTTGGTTATAACCCTGGAAAAACTTACCTTTACGTTCCTGTATTTTATTTTTCCTTTTCAAAGTTTCCCCCGGTCGGTGGTGGTCATCTCCTATACCACCACCCTGCTTTTCCTTTTTTTTGTGAGGGTGGTAGTCCGATGGTGGCATGAGAGGGAGAAAAGGAGAGAGGGTGTCAGGGGTGTGGCCCGGTCCAAGAGGGTTCTTGTTATCGGAGCTGGCGACGCCGGAGAGAAAATCCTGCGAGAGATTAAGGCGCACCCTGAGCTTGGATATGAGGTGGTTGGATTGCTCGATGATGACCGTCACAAAAGAGGAAAGGTGATTCACGGAGCGAGAATTTTGGGAGGCATTGGGGATTTGCCCAGAATGGTGCAGGATTTGCATGTACATGAGGTCCTGATTGCCATTCCGTCGGCAAAACCGTCACTTTTCAGGCAAATTGTGACCCTGGCCTCTTCGGTAAAGGTTGCTTTGCGCACCTTGCCTGGTATATGGGAACTCATCGATGGGACAGTGAGCGTGAGCAAGCTGCGCAGAGTAAAGCTGGAAGACCTTCTGGAACGAGAGGTGGTAAGCCTTGATTCTTCTGCCATCAGCGAATATCTTGCGGACCGGGTGGTTCTTGTAACCGGTGCAGGAGGATCGATTGGTTCAGAAATTTGCCGACAGGTGGTTATGTACCATCCAAGAAGACTCCTTCTTCTTGGGCGGGGCGAGAATAGCATTTTTAATGTGGAGCTCGAACTCAGGTGGAAATATCCTGAACTCTCAATGCGAAGCTACATCGCCGACATCCGGGATAGGGAACGGATTTTGGCCATCTTTGCCAGGGAAAAGCCAGAAGTGGTCTTTCATGCCGCGGCTCACAAACATGTACCATTGATGGAGGAAAACCCCTATGAAGCGATAACCAATAACATTTTTGGTACCGTGAACGTGATTGGAGCTTCTAGAGCTTACGGGGTGAAAAAGTTAATTTTTATATCGACTGATAAAGCTGTGTATCCTGCAAATATCATGGGAGCCACCAAAAGAATTGGAGAAATGCTTCTGCGTGCTTATAGTGATTCGTCCACTCAGCTTATCGGAGTGCGCTTTGGGAATGTGCTGGGGAGTCGGGGAAGCGTGGTGGAGGTGTTTCGAAAGCAACTGGAGGAGGGTTTACCCCTAACCATTACCCATCCTGACATGGAACGGTTTTTCATGACCATTGAAGAAGCAGTGGGACTTGTCCTGCAGGCTGGGGCAATGGGTCGTTCCGGAGATCTGTTTGTCCTGGACATGGGAAAGCCAGTCAAAATTCTGGATCTTGCCCGAAATTTCGTTGAGCTTTCAGGATATACCCTTGAGGAAGTCGGGATTCGGTTCATCGGAACGCGTTCAGGAGAACGAATTCGAGAAGACCTCTGGGAAAAAGAGGAAAAGGTTGAAAAAACCGTACATCCCAAAATCTTGCGAGTGCTTTCTTGGGGTGTTGTGGATGACTCCTTTCTGCGGGAACTGGAAAGATTCAAAGATCACGCAAAAGCCGAAAATCCTTCGGAATGTCTTGCTCTGCTTCAAGACATCATTGCTCGGTTCGGGACTCCAAAAGGAAGTTAA
- a CDS encoding aldo/keto reductase: MEKRRLGQTDVTLSLVGLGGFHLVELLFEDAVRLVNGYLDLGGNYLETAESYGHGDSERKIGAVLKTRRRECVVATKSKSRTRKEIVQSIDGSLKRLQTDWIDLFFIHEFNRYEVLDAVSAPGGALEGIEEAKNAGKIRYVAFSNHVTPEVAEKALSLYPFDALMIPLNYFDRFHFPGWEERVIPLAQLKGAGVLAMKVFSDGFLWQNPEAALRYTLSLPVSCLVLGANTEEYLRSDMALVEQLTPMSEEEKERWFFDAPELGQYVCRQCGKCLPCPQGIDIPKIFLLEGQYDRQMKDDQVRNPAEYALRDRLRFWFGNQDYAQETYASMAPNALTCNQCGECEKRCPYGLRIVRKLVIAHEKLTDSRPAGYTRIF, encoded by the coding sequence ATGGAAAAACGAAGACTCGGTCAGACCGATGTAACCCTTTCCTTGGTCGGCCTTGGTGGTTTTCACCTGGTGGAACTCCTTTTTGAGGATGCGGTGCGGTTGGTGAATGGCTATCTTGATCTGGGAGGAAATTATCTGGAAACAGCGGAAAGTTATGGCCATGGAGATTCGGAACGAAAGATTGGTGCCGTGTTAAAAACTCGCCGCAGGGAATGCGTGGTGGCGACGAAATCAAAAAGTAGAACCAGGAAAGAAATTGTACAATCAATCGATGGAAGCCTCAAGAGATTGCAGACGGACTGGATTGACCTCTTTTTTATCCATGAGTTCAACCGCTATGAGGTCCTCGATGCGGTGAGTGCTCCAGGTGGAGCGCTGGAAGGGATAGAAGAGGCCAAAAATGCTGGGAAAATCCGTTACGTAGCTTTTTCAAACCACGTAACCCCAGAAGTGGCTGAAAAGGCGCTTTCGCTCTATCCATTTGATGCTCTAATGATTCCCCTAAATTATTTTGATCGGTTTCATTTTCCAGGTTGGGAAGAAAGAGTGATACCTCTGGCACAGTTAAAAGGTGCTGGAGTACTGGCCATGAAGGTTTTTTCTGATGGGTTTTTGTGGCAAAACCCTGAGGCAGCCCTCCGGTATACGCTTTCGCTTCCGGTGAGCTGTCTGGTTCTGGGGGCCAATACCGAAGAGTACCTGCGAAGCGATATGGCTTTGGTGGAACAACTCACCCCCATGAGCGAGGAAGAGAAAGAACGGTGGTTTTTCGATGCTCCAGAACTCGGTCAGTACGTGTGTCGGCAGTGCGGTAAGTGTCTGCCTTGCCCACAGGGGATTGATATCCCAAAGATTTTCCTCCTTGAAGGGCAATATGACCGACAAATGAAGGATGACCAGGTTCGCAATCCAGCGGAATATGCCCTCCGGGACCGCCTGCGTTTCTGGTTTGGGAACCAGGACTATGCGCAGGAAACCTATGCATCGATGGCGCCAAACGCTCTTACCTGTAATCAGTGTGGTGAATGTGAAAAACGCTGTCCGTACGGGTTACGCATTGTGCGAAAACTGGTCATTGCCCATGAGAAGCTGACGGATAGCCGTCCTGCAGGATATACCCGAATTTTCTGA
- a CDS encoding LptF/LptG family permease, with translation MFAKVLDRYVMRESASGMFLWVGAVTIVMLVQVLFELAEFFVNEQVPLFVAIEILLLYIPAQMVMTFPISALLAAELNLGRLSRDSELVAIEASGVSLKRFLWPYIVFSLLVALGSFALNDLVVPETNHRAQVLLREYVYKKTPPRIQQNVFFRDSEDRYFYVNELDNRTWEMRRVIIYEMGKSRFFPNVIVAQRARWLEDQWLLEDGVLSRYNDEGRLEEEMAFSRMTIDMREELKEFFEKQRNPEEMSFRELRQQIEILKKAGSNTQKLEVAYHLKFALPFSALMFILIGMPLGLQRRKDSKTLGVIVTVILAFVYYILLSVFRSLGRGEIMVPWLAAWMPDIVFGVFGFVLYLLMDRK, from the coding sequence TTGTTTGCCAAGGTTTTGGACCGATATGTGATGAGAGAAAGTGCTTCAGGAATGTTTCTGTGGGTCGGCGCAGTGACCATTGTGATGCTTGTTCAGGTACTTTTCGAGCTGGCAGAGTTTTTTGTGAATGAACAGGTTCCCTTGTTTGTGGCGATAGAAATCTTACTCCTCTACATTCCGGCTCAGATGGTGATGACCTTTCCCATTTCCGCACTTCTTGCGGCGGAACTCAATCTGGGAAGGCTAAGCCGGGATAGCGAACTCGTGGCCATTGAGGCAAGTGGAGTGAGCTTGAAGCGATTTCTCTGGCCTTATATTGTGTTTTCGCTTCTGGTGGCGTTGGGGTCTTTTGCCCTCAACGACCTGGTGGTTCCGGAAACTAACCATCGTGCCCAAGTTCTTTTGCGGGAATACGTTTACAAGAAGACTCCGCCCAGAATTCAGCAGAATGTCTTTTTCCGTGATTCGGAAGACCGCTATTTTTATGTGAATGAACTTGATAACCGTACCTGGGAAATGCGTCGAGTGATCATCTATGAGATGGGTAAGTCCCGCTTCTTTCCCAATGTGATTGTGGCTCAGAGAGCGCGCTGGTTAGAGGATCAGTGGCTCCTTGAAGACGGAGTACTGAGTCGGTACAACGATGAGGGTCGCCTGGAAGAAGAGATGGCCTTTTCGCGGATGACCATTGACATGAGAGAGGAACTCAAGGAATTTTTTGAAAAACAGCGCAATCCTGAGGAAATGTCTTTTCGGGAGCTCCGCCAGCAAATTGAAATCCTCAAGAAAGCTGGGTCAAATACCCAAAAGCTTGAAGTGGCCTATCACCTCAAATTTGCTCTTCCCTTTTCCGCTCTGATGTTTATTCTGATAGGAATGCCCCTGGGGTTGCAACGACGAAAAGATAGCAAAACCCTGGGAGTGATTGTCACCGTAATCCTTGCCTTCGTTTACTATATCCTTCTTTCGGTTTTTCGCTCTCTGGGGCGGGGAGAGATTATGGTTCCCTGGCTTGCAGCCTGGATGCCAGACATCGTATTTGGTGTTTTTGGTTTTGTGTTATACTTGCTGATGGATAGGAAGTGA
- a CDS encoding tetratricopeptide repeat protein, which produces MRYGKWLGIFLLVFFHGLGSASVLEHHVDLVEQALNAKTEGDYTRAMALLEQCVQEGVRLHDAYYEMGLILLEKGEYRKALSISGKAVQAFWKHLAENPEDHWSWLRLGYIHELRSEAPTINEWQKALMALKKAVELSPQNPLYLLHLGFVYYRMKEHDEAEEALRLALSLQPDNVEIHYFLALILKAQGKNEEAKEKFRFVVEHASSDYRNYGLAKRELASLERMER; this is translated from the coding sequence ATGCGATACGGAAAATGGTTGGGAATCTTCTTGTTGGTTTTTTTTCATGGCTTGGGCTCGGCTTCCGTGCTGGAACATCACGTTGACCTGGTGGAGCAGGCGCTCAACGCTAAGACGGAGGGGGATTACACCAGGGCGATGGCGCTTCTTGAACAGTGTGTCCAGGAGGGGGTGCGGCTTCACGATGCCTATTACGAGATGGGTTTGATTCTTCTGGAAAAAGGAGAATATCGTAAAGCCCTGTCGATTTCGGGAAAGGCGGTGCAGGCTTTTTGGAAACATCTGGCCGAAAACCCTGAGGACCACTGGAGCTGGTTGCGATTGGGATATATCCACGAATTGCGCAGTGAAGCTCCTACAATCAACGAATGGCAGAAAGCACTGATGGCCCTAAAAAAAGCCGTGGAGCTTTCTCCTCAAAATCCTCTATACCTTTTGCATTTGGGTTTTGTCTATTACCGGATGAAGGAACATGATGAAGCCGAAGAAGCTCTGCGCCTGGCGCTTTCTCTTCAACCTGATAACGTGGAAATTCATTATTTTTTGGCTCTTATCCTGAAAGCGCAGGGAAAAAACGAGGAGGCCAAGGAAAAATTTCGTTTCGTGGTTGAACATGCTTCTTCGGATTACAGAAACTATGGTTTGGCAAAGAGAGAATTGGCGAGCCTGGAAAGGATGGAACGCTGA